In Capsicum annuum cultivar UCD-10X-F1 chromosome 7, UCD10Xv1.1, whole genome shotgun sequence, one genomic interval encodes:
- the LOC124885820 gene encoding uncharacterized protein LOC124885820 produces MGSVAHVENDKKELARDVYRFARLGFRLFGDAEAPFEALYGRSCRLPIGWFEVGEATVTGPDAMFEAMENVAYEFDLPAELSNVYPVFHVSMLKRCIGNSVVIEPSEDLDIQNNLSFEEFLVEILDFQVWKLRSKEVPLVKVFLRNQSVEGATWEVEAEMHTKYPHLFSMNPERVQGIILF; encoded by the exons atgggtagtgtagcgcATGTagaaaatgataagaaagagttagcccGTGACGTATATCGCTTTGCTAGGTTAGGatttaggttgtttggtgatgctgagg ccccatttgaagctctttatggaaGGAGTTGTAGAttgcccataggttggtttgaagttggtgaagctACTGTGACTGGACCTGATGCtatgtttgaagctatggaaaat gtagcttatgagtttgatTTGCCCGCGGAGTTGTCTAATGTTTACCCGGTtttccatgtatccatgcttaAGCGATGTATTGGTAACTCAGTTGTAATTGAACCTTCCGAGGATTTGGATATCCAGAATAATCTTTCATTTGAGGAATTTCTtgttgagattctagattttcaaGTTTGGAAGCTAAGAAGCAAGGAAGTTCCTTTAGTTAAAGTGTTTTTGCGAAATCAATCCGTCGAGGGTGCGACATGGGAGGTAGAAGCGGAAATGCATaccaaataccctcatcttttctctatgaATCCGGAACGTGTCCAAGGTATCATTCTCTTTTGA